One Chloroflexota bacterium genomic window, TGAGATGGAAGAAATTCATATCATAGCCTTATTATGCACCGGGCTGGTACAGGGTCTGATCAGCGGTACATTGGGAGCAGGCGGAGGCTGGCTGATGACTCCCGTCCAATACTGGGTGTACGAGGACATGGGCATACCTTCAGACATTGCCATTAGAATGGCCTTCGCCACCGGTTTGTTCGTAATCCTCCCGGTATGCGCGGCCAGCGCCTGGGGTCACAATAGACGGCAAGCGGTTTGGTGGAAACCAGCACTGGTCTTGGGTGCTTTCGGCCTTTTGGGAGCGTTTGGCGGGGCCACCCTAGCCAGCCACATTTCCGCAAGGCCGCTGGAGATAATCTTTGGAGTAACCGTTCTGGCGGTATCGGTCAGGATGCTAACCACCAATTTACTTATGGCTAACAAAGAGCCGAAAGATAACGTTTGGCTATGGGTCATTTGGGCTCTTCCACTTAGCTTCGCGGCGGGGCTCACAGGAGTCGGCGGCGGTGTTTTTATGGTGCCCCTAATGGTTTTGGTTCTAGGTTTTCAGATGCACATGGCGGTAGGAACATCAGCAGCTGCCATTTCCATGATCAGCATTGGTGGGATTGCAGGCTACATCGTCAACGGTGTCAGCGTTGCTGGAATACCTTCACCCTCACTCGGATATGTGTACATCTGGCCGTGGCTTTGTCTGTCAGCGACTGGCCTCGTCATGAGCCAGGTAGGTGTACGTATAGCGCAAGGCCTTCCAGCCAAACAGTTGGCCTGGAT contains:
- a CDS encoding sulfite exporter TauE/SafE family protein, which gives rise to MEEIHIIALLCTGLVQGLISGTLGAGGGWLMTPVQYWVYEDMGIPSDIAIRMAFATGLFVILPVCAASAWGHNRRQAVWWKPALVLGAFGLLGAFGGATLASHISARPLEIIFGVTVLAVSVRMLTTNLLMANKEPKDNVWLWVIWALPLSFAAGLTGVGGGVFMVPLMVLVLGFQMHMAVGTSAAAISMISIGGIAGYIVNGVSVAGIPSPSLGYVYIWPWLCLSATGLVMSQVGVRIAQGLPAKQLAWIFGTLALYIGLRMVGVFEWFGWPL